Proteins from one Oryza sativa Japonica Group chromosome 12, ASM3414082v1 genomic window:
- the LOC4352800 gene encoding cation/H(+) antiporter 19, giving the protein MAASGGSCPAAMKATSQGAFQKENPLDFALPLIILQICLVVVVTRVLAYLLRPLRQPRVIAEIIGGILLGPSALGRSSKFLHNVFPPKSMTVLDTLANLGLLFFLFLVGLELDISAIRRTGKKALAIALAGISAPFALGIGTSFAFRATIVKGAPQAPFLVFMGVALSITAFPVLARILAELKLLTTDLGRMAMSAAAVNDVAAWILLALAVALSGSGSPIISLWVLLTAAGFVAAIFLFLRPALAWMARRSPEGEPVKELYICATLAIVLAAGFVTDTIGIHALFGAFLVGIAVPKDGPFAGVLIEKVEDLISGLFLPLYFVSSGLKTNVATIRGAKSWGLLVLVIVNACLGKIGGTVITSLLVKIPVREAVTLGFLMNTKGLVELIVLNIGKDRKVLNDEAFAIMVLMALFTTFITTPIVMAIYKPARPTAPYKRRTVDGGEADGELRVLACFHTNRNIPTLLNLVESSRGTGRGRLVMYAMHLVELSERSSAITLVQRARRNGMPFFNSGDKAEQMVVAFEAFQQLSSVRVRPMTAISDLDTIHRDVIDSATAKRAAIVVMPYHKMLQHDGTFQSLGSAYHAINKRVLREAPCSVAVLVDRGLGGHAQVSAKNVAFSVAALFFGGPDDREALAYATRMAEHPGVAVTLERFRPSRAQPDEEDAADEAAVEAFKSKVGMVKDGSVRFDERPAQSKAEVMEAINSLSMFSVFVVGRMPPTAPLVEKPDELGPVGSYLASPEFRTSASVLVVKRYDPAANPASKRYDPKARPPAATEEDALDELTGAAVVPVAHSPMNHDIV; this is encoded by the exons ATGGCGGCGAGCGGAGGCAGCTGCCCGGCGGCGATGAAGGCGACGTCGCAGGGGGCGTTCCAGAAGGAGAACCCGCTGGACTTCGCGCTGCCGCTCATCATCCTCCAGAtctgcctcgtcgtcgtcgtcacccgCGTCCTCGCCTACCTCCTCCGCCCCCTCCGCCAGCCCCGCGTCATCGCCGAGATCATC GGTGGtatccttcttgggccgtcaGCGCTGGGCCGGAGCAGCAAGTTCTTGCACAACGTGTTCCCGCCAAAGAGCATGACCGTCCTGGACACGCTGGCCAACCTcggcctcctcttcttcctcttcctcgtcggCCTCGAGCTCGACATCTCCGCCATCCGCCGCACCGGCAAGAAGGCCCTCGCCATCGCCCTCGCCGGCATCTCCGCCCCCTTCGCGCTCGGCATCGGCACCTCCTTCGCGTTCCGCGCCACCATCGTCAAGGGCGCCCCGCAGGCGCCGTTCCTGGTGTTCATGGGCGTCGCGCTCTCCATCACCGCGTTCCCGGTGCTCGCCCGCATCCTCGCCGAGCTCAAGCTCCTGACCACCGACCTCGGCCGCATGGCCATGTCAGCCGCGGCGGTCAACGACGTCGCCGCGTGGATCCTGCTggcgctcgccgtcgcgctctccggctccggctcgccGATCATCTCGCTCTGGGtgctcctcaccgccgccggcttcgtCGCCGCCATCTTCCTGTTCCTCCGCCCCGCGCTGGCGTGGATGGCGCGGCGGTCACCGGAGGGGGAGCCCGTCAAGGAGCTGTACATTTGTGCCACCCTCGccatcgtcctcgccgccggcttcgtCACCGACACCATCGGCATCCATGCGCTGTTTGGTGCGTTCCTCGTCGGCATCGCCGTCCCCAAGGACGGGCCGTTCGCCGGCGTGCTCATCGAGAAGGTGGAGGACCTCATCTCCGGCCTCTTCCTGCCACTCTACTTCGTCTCCAGTGGCCTCAAGACCAATGTGGCCACCATACGTGGAGCCAAGTCATGGGGGTTGCTTGTGCTCGTCATCGTCAATGCCTGCCTTGGCAAGATCGGCGGCACGGTGATCACGTCGTTGCTCGTCAAGATCCCTGTCCGGGAGGCCGTCACGCTGGGGTTCCTGATGAACACCAAGGGGCTCGTCGAGCTCATCGTCCTCAACATCGGCAAGGATCGCAAGGTGCTCAACGACGAGGCGTTCGCCATCATGGTGCTCATGGCGCTGTTCACCACGTTCATCACGACGCCGATCGTCATGGCCATCTACaagccggcgcggccgacggcgccGTACAAGCGCCGCaccgtggacggcggcgaggccgacggcgagctGCGCGTGCTGGCCTGCTTCCACACCAACCGCAACATCCCGACGCTGCTCAACCTCGTCGAGTCGTCGCGGGGCACCGGGCGCGGCCGCCTCGTGATGTACGCCATGCACCTCGTGGAGCTCTCGGAGCGGTCGTCGGCGATCACCCTGGTGCAGCGCGCCCGCCGCAACGGCATGCCGTTCTTCAACTCCGGCGACAAGGCCGAGCAGATGGTGGTGGCGTTCGAGGCGTTCCAGCAGCTGAGCTCGGTGCGGGTGCGCCCCATGACGGCCATCTCCGACCTGGACACCATCCACCGCGACGTCATCGACAGCGCCACCGCCAAgcgcgccgccatcgtcgtcatgCCGTACCACAAGATGCTCCAGCACGACGGCACGTTCCagtccctcggctccgcgtacCACGCCATCAACAAGCGCGTCCTCCGCGAGGCGCCCTgctccgtcgccgtcctcgtcgaccgcgGCCTCGGCGGCCACGCCCAGGTGTCCGCCAAGAACGTGGCCTTCTCCGTGGCGGCGCTCTTCTTCGGCGGGCCCGACGACCGCGAGGCCCTGGCGTACGCGACGCGGATGGCGGAGCACCCTGGTGTCGCCGTGACGCTGGAGCGGTTCAGGCCGAGTCGCGCGCAgcccgacgaggaggacgccgccgacgaggcggcggtggaggcgttcAAGTCGAAGGTGGGCATGGTGAAGGACGGGTCGGTGCGGTTCGACGAGCGGCCGGCGCAGAGCAAGGCGGAGGTGATGGAGGCGATCAACTCGCTGTCCATGTTCAGCGTGTTCGTGGTGGGGAGGatgccgccgacggcgccgctGGTGGAGAAGCCCGACGAGCTGGGCCCCGTGGGGAGCTACCTGGCGTCGCCGGAGTTCAGGACGTCGGCGTCGGTGCTGGTCGTCAAGAGGTACGACCCGGCGGCGAACCCGGCGAGCAAGAGGTACGACCCCAAGGCGAGGCCACCCGCCGCGACGGAGGAGGACGCCCTCGACgagctcaccggcgccgccgttgTCCCGGTGGCGCATTCACCGATGAACCACGACATTGTATGA
- the LOC4352801 gene encoding protease Do-like 5, chloroplastic: MAVHPLLRLLLLRPPPPPPPPPPNSPPFATTRRASSASAAAAAALLLLAASPRPRPARADPGGGGGEDIDEARVVRLFQEASPSVVFIKDLVVGRTPGRGGGQAVEAEDGEEGGATVEGTGSGFVWDTAGHIVTNYHVVAKLAGDGSAFHRCKVLLEDSSGNSYLKEGRLVGCDPSYDLAVLKVDVDGDKLRPALIGTSKGLRVGQSCFAIGNPYGYEHTLTTGVVSGLGREIPSPNGRPIRGAIQTDAAINSGNSGGPLIDSYGHVIGVNTATFTRKGTGISSGVNFAIPIDTVVQSVPNLIVYGTSVSNRF, translated from the exons ATGGCGGTCCACCCGCTgctccgccttctcctcctccggccaccgccaccgccgccgccgccgcctcccaacTCACCACCCTTCGCCACCACACGCCGCgcttcctccgcctccgccgccgccgcagcggcgctcctcctcctcgcggccTCCCCTCGGccgcgccccgcccgcgccgaccccggcggcggaggcggcgaggacatCGACGAGGCCCGCGTTGTGCGCCTCTTCCAG GAGGCGTCGCCGTCGGTGGTGTTCATCAAGGACCTCGTCGTCGGGCGGACGCCGGGACGGGGAGGCGGGcaagcggtggaggcggaggacggcgaggaggggggCGCCACGGTGGAGGGGACCGGCTCTGGGTTCGTCTGGGACACCGCGGGCCACATT GTGACAAATTACCATGTGGTTGCAAAATTAGCTGGGGATGGATCTGCATTTCATCGCTGCAAG GTGTTATTGGAGGATTCTAGTGGGAATAGTTATTTGAAGGAAGGAAGGCTAGTAGGGTGTGATCCATCGTATGATCTTGCTGTTCTGAAG GTTGATGTTGATGGTGATAAGTTGAGGCCTGCTCTGATTGGAACATCAAAGGGCTTGCGAGTTGGGCAGAGCTGCTTTGCCATTGGTAACCCTTATGGATATGAGCACACCCTAACTACTGGG GTGGTTAGTGGATTGGGGAGGGAGATACCATCTCCCAATGGGAGGCCGATTCGTGGGGCTATACAGACAGATGCTGCTATAAATTCTG GTAACTCAGGTGGCCCACTAATTGACTCATATGGTCATGTAATTGGAGTAAATACAGCTACATTCACACGTAAAG GAACTGGGATCTCCTCCGGGGTAAACTTCGCCATTCCCATCGACACTGTTGTACAGTCAGTCCCTAACCTCATTGTGTATGGAACATCTGTGAGCAATAGGTTTTGA